The genomic stretch CGCCGGGCTATCCAAGCAACTACCCAAATAGTGAgtgaaagatttacatagatttacatataaaatcagaccacacagaccccatggtccagactaggtggcctgtccctAAACCTAAGTGCTTCTACATTAGTCAgatggctcctaaacgttgcatttcctTTCTAGTtgacattaagttgaaggaagtgacgatcgagcttgttttttaaaggagtcaatcgtgttacactgaaccactgaaggtgggagcttattccattctcgcactacaacgttggtgaagaaaagaagaagagagagagagagagagagagagagagagagagagagagagagagagagagagagagagagagagagagagagagagagagagagatttgtttgtgtgtgtgtgtgtcttgtactGAAGCCAGACACAGTGTGGGTGGGCGGGCTCCCTTTGTGTGGTGTTGTCTGTTCACCCTCTGTTCCGTTCTCCCTGCCCCGGCAGTCCAGTGCGTCAAGTGGATTGCAGCTCCCGTGTGCCACGTGCCCCGAGTGACCTTCTCAGACTTTTACCTGTACGAAAAGAATCCCTACTGCGGCTCGACTACAGAGACGTGCTGCTACTTTGATGGTCTGGAGATCAGAACCGACAACTTGTACAACGGTGAAGTGTGAGTATACAAAGACCCTGCTCgctctggcttttttttttatgtacgtgtacgcctgtagcgccggtaggctctcttgaggggcctggatggaagtcggcctcagctcgtcatggcgcagggcaagtttttacagtggcgccatcttctcttggctcatgctgccccccggaactcgttcttgattcacttggacggtttcctctagagtccgggttgatgggtggtattcaggacagcatgtgggtagttttaagccactcggcggtgactgaaaaatccgaggtggtagcgtggggattcgaacccgcgtcgtcctccacgcggtgaatgtgggcccagcacgctaccacttagcCTTCGCCTACCTGCCCCGTGACGGCGAGCAAGGCTGCCACTGTTACTCTTACAAGGCGTATTCACTTCTAATTATTACGTAACAAGTTTAGTTTGTGATATTCCTTTGTGCCACTAAACTTGCACGATGGTGACCGTGACCACTCAAGTTCTTCCAATCCTCGGCAGGTATTGTGGCACGGACATCACTGCAGGCCAGACCTTCACCGGAACCGGTCAAGAGATGATTTTATACTTCAGGGCGATAAGTAATAATCTTCGCAGGGGATGGTCTGCCCAACTCACCTTTGTGCCGCAACCGGGATGCACGTAAGTgacaaaaaagagggaggggagagtctCAGGACCAGCGAAGAGTAGAATCACCCTTCTGCGTTGTACATTCATCAGCCTGTGTTTATTCGTAGATCGCAAATATTTTACGTCCTAAcgattcctttatttttgttctcttcAGAATCACCAATGCAGAAACcacatcatccccaccaccacagcaacaacgaCCATTACAGAactcaccaccacagcaacaaccaccactacagaacctaccaccaccaccaccacagcaacaaccaccactacggaacccaccaccaccactacagaacccaccaccaccaccactacagaacccaccaccaccaccaccacagcaacaaccaccactacggaacccaccaccaccaccactacagaacccaccaccaccaccacaacagaacccaccaccaccaccacaaccacaaccaccactacagaacccaccaccaccaccaccactacagaacccaccaccaccaccactacagaacccaccaccaccactacagaatccaccaccaccactacagaacccaccaccaccaccaccacaacagaacccaccaccaccacccccacaacaccaaccaccaccaccacaaccgcacccaccaccaccaccaccactacagaacccaccaccaccaccactacagaacccaccaccaccactacagaacccaccaccaccactacagaacccaccaccaccactacagaccccaccaccaccactaccgaacccaccaccaccaccacagcaacaaccaccactacagaacccaccaccaccaccgcaacaccaaccaccaccacacaacaccccaccaccacagcaacaaccaccactacagaacccaccaccaccacagaacccaccaccaccactacagaacccaccaccaccactacagaacccaccaccaccactacagaacccaccaccaccactacagaacccaccaccaccaccaccacagcaacaacaaccaccactacagaacccaccaccaccaccactacagaacccaccaccaccactacagaacccaccaccaccactacagaacccaccaccaccaccacagcaacaacaaccaccactacagaacccaccaccaccaccactacaaaacccaccaccagcaccaccaccacagcaacaaccaccactacaaaacccaccaccaccacagcaacaacaaccaccactacagaacccaccaccaccactacaaaacccaccaccagcaccaccaccacagcaacaaccaccactacaaaacccaccaccactacccccacagcaacaaccaccactactaaaccgaccaccaccaccaccaccactaaaaaacccacgaccaccaccaccactaaaaaacccaccaccaccacccccagagcAAAAACCACCACtaaaaaaaccaccaccaccactaaaaaacccaccaccactaaaaaacccaccaccactaaaaaacccaccaccactaaaaaacccaccaccaccaccactaaaaaacccaccaccactaaaaaacccaccaccactaaaaaacctaccaccaccactaaaaaacctaccaccaccactaaaaaacctaccaccaccactaaaaaagccaccaccacccccagagcAAAAGCCACCACTACtaaaccgaccaccaccaccaccaccaccaggcctaAACCACCAAGATGTTTAATTCAGGCTTTCAACGGAGTGTTCTACTGGTCCTCCCCAGGCTTCGGGATCACCAAGTACCCGAATAACTTTAACTGCGCCGTGCGAGGAGTTTCGGTATGTGCCTTACTTTTCTGGCCGTGGTGGGTGAGGTAAGTAATAGCTCATTCCAGCGTCACAAAGCGTCCATGATATTACGAGACATGATATTCTATACCAGAGGAGAAGAAAGCCGAGTTAGTGCACTGCCTAAGATCATTGTTCTGTCTGCCATTCCTATTCGCTTGCGTTTCCATGTTATTGTTCAAATCAAGAATTACTGTTATAAAACGCCTTGACGCTGAGTATATCTAAGTAGTCAGGGCATACACTATATATCTCTCGCATTTCCTGGAAgctgagaagatggcgccactataaacacttgcctgcgccatgacgggctggggttgactacaatccaggcccctcaagagagcctaccggcgctataggcgtacacgtaaaaaaaaaaaaaagacttccaaGTAAGAAAgtgcattttacacacacacacacacacacacacacacacacacacacacacacacacacacacacacacacacacacaatcaagaggaaggtatcaggacacctcttctcacgtaattgactgctctttcggccacctcctcggACTCTTTACTGGATCAGCGAGTAGTgggctatttttctttttattgtttccttttttgtgtgcccttgtgctgtctcctttgctgtaaacacacacacacacacacacacacacacacacacacacacacacacacacacacacagagctataGTTATATATCCTCGAAACACGCCACTAACAATCTGACTCGGGCAGTATCACAGTGTCCACGATAATAATTCCACTCGACGTAGTAGTGGAGTGATAAAAGGTGCTCCCAAGAGTTCAGGGTTTATGAAATTAATAAACTGCTCCGTTATTTTTGTAGCAAACCCGCATACAGGCAAACAAGTCAGGGCTTATAGAAGTGTTCCTTTGCTTCTTCAGACGAGATCCATGTTGACGCTGAAACTGGAAACGTTCACGCTGCAGGGAGAGGTGAGAAGATGTGTGGACGGCGTCAAGTTAACATTCTTGTACAATCGAACGACAACGTGAGTAGCGTGTGTGGTTTGTTGCTTGAGTGACTAAAGGTGTCAGTGTGCATGCTTAAGACATAAGAGTAACAGGTGATGCCTTATACagcggaaaagttggaaagtttcgtttagtcggcgcaacatctgtggtcatatgccggagagagacaggagggggaaggaattataggagaaggcaacatctgtggtcatatgccggagagagacaggagggggaaggattataggagaagggaacagaccccaggagacgggacacaacccccgattaatacctggtatccattcactgctgggtggacaggggtgtaggatatcggaaaaaccgccccaatttttccactccgcccgggaatcgaacccgggctctctcgattgtgagccgagtgtgctaaccactgcaccacgaagctcccCCCTTATACAGCGGCaggtaagggtaggtgtcaagggATGGTCCGCTTGTTTAATGGGTAGTCGTTGCATTAGTGTTAATGACTGGGGTGGGTGGAATGGTTGGGCGTTTTGTCCCTCGACACGGAGAGTTATGGTGTTAtggcgaggtttataaatggatgaagggctttaataagggggatattcataaggttttgttggtaagagaaccggtaggacacgaagtaatgggtttaaactggataaattcagatttaacagggacataggcaaaaattggtttactaacagggtggtgtatgagtggaataggcttagcagtcatgtggtgagtgccaatacaattgtcacattcaaaaatagattagataaattcatggacagcgatattaggtggggttagatacacgggagcttaggttcaaaggagctgcctcgtacaggcctaccggctcttgcagactcctacgttcttatgttcttatattaagGAGGAAGAGCGGAGTGGGTTTCCATACTTAATTCACATGTTTGGTTGGCAACGAGAGATGGGAACGAtgcccaacgttaccagattaccgtacgcataacattgtattttcctgtttctgggaTGGGTTTCATCATATTGGTCTCCCaggcgtggtgacgtcacgcgcagttgggagaattccttgggcgtgtttcatcaccgcgccacaagcacttccaagtaggattgggggcggtcttgggagaaaccagcgttgccaatctttcgcgtcgctttgacgtctaatatgtcttcaattaacctaaatAACACTTCTTATGTATAGTTATGGagttataaatataaacaattgatatttagttgaaatacagcgataatatcttcattgtaaggaatatgtgcacgtatttttgttccgtctgcatcttcaacggcaccacggtgtaaacaaacctttagtgagtcgtgagtagaccctggccacctcgccaccatggcccgcagcttgtactgtgcatcaaataacacttgcacattgatgccGTGGTAGTacttgcggttgacgtacacttcttcgtgctcatgtggggccactattcttacgtgggtgccatcaacagcacccaccacaccgagaaaaccagcaatttcggcaaactccgccttcattctctgctgcgCCCCCCGGTTTAAAGGAaagcccatgaaccgcctcatatcctcttgtgtcacgagagcatccacggtctgggtgatgattctgctgactgtggcccgggaaactcaaaagtcatctgcgctgcactgctgcattctcccggtggcgaggtatcgcagagtcaacgccactttcagctccgctgtggccgcacggctcctctcagtcctgttgccagtcacgtgtcgcaccaagtcagtgacgaacaacaggccacgatccaccctgtacctcttcttgaactcggtgtcatcgtactcgttaaagatgtcccttctcgcgcgaaaattccttggtcggtgctggcggggttgttcacgggctgccatgtttacagtctgacgcttggagccttccttgggagcgcttgtGAGACTccgcacggcctcccaaggcggcgagcgagataggcagagttccaaggcttgggagctttcgtgaaacatgcccaaggtttctcgcacgcttgggactccttgagcacacctccaaggacttgggaactttgatgaaacctacctggcccataaatattgcaaaaaaaatgAGCAGCAATAATTAccgcttttaacgataattataaatgcatatcgttatctttgtggaTGCGATAgttttggtcagaaatcggcaaaacaatacgccaagtacgacaatctggtaacgttgacgATGCCACTACAGACGacgctgggtaggcggtggctgagtggtaacgtgctgggcccacattcaccacgtgatggacgacacgggttcgaatccccacgctaccacctgggatttttcagtcaccgccgagtggcttaaaactacccacatgctgtcctgaagaccacccatcaacccggactctagaggaaaccgtccaagtgaatcaagaaggagttccagggggcagcatgagccaagagaagatggcgccactataaacacttgcctgcgccatgacgggctggggccgaccaccatctaggccccttaagcaagcctaccagcgctattggcgtagacgtaaaaatatatatatatatatatatatatatatatatatatatatatatatatatatatatatatatatatatatatatctatatatatatatatatatatatatatatatatatatatatatatatatatatatatagagagagagagagagagagagagagagagagagagagagagagataaccttgTTCTTAATTTAATCACCAGGTTGTGTGGATCTCAATCAGGGAAAGTCTTTACATCGCCATCTTTCAATTTCAACGCGAGATTCTTCACCGACCCCACGAGGACCTATCAGGGCTACAACATCTCCTTCACGCCTGCAACCACGAGTTGTCACCAGGTAAGGAACGTTGTGGATTTATCTGAGCTTCTCCGGCAATACACAGCTGTGCTGCTTGCTAAGTTGTCACCAGGTAAAGGGACtatgggccgtattttaagacatttcgtcgcccaagttcacatagttgacaagactttcgtttgagttagggcatttccaggagtagttttatgaccctggtggtagtttgacccttccccagtagcatgagcctaaagaaccactcattagaacccgaccgacaccttctttgacctttagaaagagttgatgtgagaagtgaaactgtcttataataccaccctattacactgggcaaattttccgtggatcttcagtcaaaccacgatttccgctggcgtggttctcatatttccgtggttgtctgacgtgtccacgatcttccaaagctacgggagatttcaccgaaggaaaacggtattactcaccatcatcatcatcaacaataacacgaaacaaatgagaaccacgtcagcggaaatcgtggtttgactgaagatccgcggaaaatttgcccagagtAATAGTAGCCCCTTAAGGAACATTGTGGATTTATCTGAGCTTCGCTACTTCGGCAATATACAACTGTGCTGCTTGCTAAGTTGAGATTCTCGCCAGATGGACATATTGACAGTAGATGTATAATATTAtccattgtatatatatttatttgtgtttaatAATAGTAAGATAAATTATGGAACATAGTTTGTATTTGAATTCGACCCATCGTACAAGCACATACGAGAGCTGCTTATAATCCCTGCTCGATGCACCCTCAAGCCTGGTATCATAATCACTATGGTATCCATCCACAGATAATCACGGCAGCTGTTGGTCAGACTGGCACAATAACTTCCCCTCCAGCAGAAAAATACTGCGAATACCGAATCCAGGTAAAAACTGATGTAACACAAGAAAGGTATTAGTGTGTGTCTCTCTCCACAACACTGCCACTCCAGCGGGGGTGTCGACAAGAGATTTGTTTGGTCATGTCATCTATTTTCATCaaaccttaacccgtccgctgcgattggcacgaatttggccttcactggcagcctggtaacacatactcctctgctttttattatttacatcagtgacttggacacaggaattagtaacGATGttagtaagttcgcagatgataccaagatcggtagagtaatccaatcagacagcgacgctaccgttctccaggatgagcttgacagactatatgattgggtgaggaagtggcagatggaattcaatgtcgggaagtgtagcattttgagtgtaggtaggaataaccccttacacaattactccttaaatgacactcctctgagcaggtctgggcgtgagagagacttaggagtcctagtgagcgctgacctccgtcctagggctcaatgcattcaggctaaaaatcgggcaaacagagtactaggtttcatctcaaggatcgtgagcaataggagcgctgaagtcatcctcaaacttttcttagcactagttagacctcatctcgattatgcagttcagttctggtcccctattatagaatggatatcaagatgttagaatctgtacagaggaggatgacaaagatgatttagggggtgagaaacttgccttatgaagacatgctgaagcagttaaatctacactctctagaaaggtgaaggttgcgaggagacttgattgaaggctataaatggatgaaggatttaataaaggggatgtcaataaaattttgagagtgaaagagccaggtaggacgcgtggcaatggttttaagttagacaaattcagattcaacaaagacataggcaagaattggttcaccaatagagtggttgacgaatggaacaggcttgggagccatgttgtgggtgccaataccatagatacattcaagaagaggttagataaagccatgcatggtgaggtaaggtggggctgagtgtacaggagctgccttgtataggccaaccgccctcttgcagactccttacgttcttatgttcttatgtctttctctgcctctgtggtggatagtggagtgtttcccatgtggtattggtgtgctggatatcccttcactggtagcctggttacgtatagtcccaggtctttatctgcctctgtggtggataatggagtgtttcccatgtggtattggtatgctggatgtcccttcactggtagcctggtaaaacatactcccaggtctttctctgcctctgtggtggatagtgaagtgtttcccacgtggtattggtgtgctggatatcccttcactggtagcctggtaacatacactcccaggtctttctctgcctctgtggtggacagtggagtgtttcccatgtgatattggtgtgctggatatcccttcactggtagcctggtaacgtgtagtcccaggtctttctctgcctctgtgttggatagtggagtgtttcccatgtggtattggtgtgctggatatcccttcactggtagcctggtaacatacactcccaggtctttctctgcctctgtggtggatagtggagtgtttcccatgtggtattggtgtgctggatatcccttcactggtagcctggtaacatacactcccaggtctttctctgcctctgtggtggatagtggaatgtttcccatgtggtattggtgtgctggatatcccctcccaagatgcaggaccttacatttttcttcattgaaatgtagcagccagtttttgttccattcctgtagttggtgatgtcttctggtaggaaatccgcattcaaggggttaaaacaatcaccaccaactccacaaAAGGTTACATTATACTTGAGTCCTCCACACGTACCATGCGCTTGCTTCCTCCAACACTCCAGTGATTTATAACATTATCACTTGCTCATCCCCCCTTCAAACACCCATTTTTCTTCGAGCAGGTCGCCACTGAAACATCAGAGGCCTGTTCCATATCTACCTCTAAGCTAacggaactttttttttctttgtccaaaGGCTCCTTCTGGAAGTCGCGTGAAGGTCGATGAAGTTACATCAAGGATTCTAGGGACAAGGAACTGTGAAAGTGACTGGCTTTTGCTGAACGGAAGGAGTGAGAAGATGTACCCGTCAGACACCAGCTTAATTATCTGCGGCAAGAGGGTAGTGTCTTCACCTCTGACATCCAAGACCAATGAGATGTACGCAGCTTATCaaggcaccagcagcagcagccgcggTGTCACTATCAAGTATACCGTCATCTAAGTCAAACGTTCCTGGATTTTCTCGCTCACTCCGTGGACGATGCAATCACTACTCCAATGTATCTGTACGGGCACGAATTCATTATTACACCTGCAATCCTTTCAGTTTGCCTCTTGCCCACGATGTTTCTTTGTTTAAAATCATATCACTGGTGAGCCAAGTCAGCTGATATAACTTAAACGAGGAACAGATTTAGTAGCATCCTTGTAGTGATCTACAATAACCGCcccaggaaaataaatatatgcagcAGCTTCATGTATCATTcatacccacccacccctctctctctctctctctctctctctctctctctctctctctctctccgtgtcatTGCAGACATGCTAGTGTTATGCACAGAAATTTACTGATCACGTGAGTGCCGGCTACGTCGTTTTTTCCGTATTGTCTGCAAAGTTtgtttttatagcaagggaggaagctcaagaaaaaaaagcccgctagaacctgctcaaatgacaacaacaacaacaacaacaacaacaacaacaacaacaacaacaacaacaacaacgctacaACCAGAAgacgaacatgaaaaaaaagaaaaagaaacaagaagaaaaagaaaaaaaaagaggaaatggaagacaaagaacaaaaaagtagaaacaaaagcaaaaacaaaaaaacaagaaccatCTATATggtggagaagatgaagaacaacaagaaaggtaaatgaaggaTACGAAGATCAacggataaagaagaataaaaaacaagaacggagaaagaagataaggacaaCAACAACTTGAGATTcagagggaaaataatgagaggccaggagagaggtcaacttcgaaaggagagatgtctcgatactctcctcttcaaagagctaaagttataggcaggaggcgagggaaggctgttccagagattaccagcggaagagatgaaaaaacaaagatGGGAATTTGACAGCATAGGgacgaggagataggaggagacaGACTGGGTACAGATTACAAGAGGAGTCAGACAGGGGTGTGTCCTGTCGCCAGACTTCTTTTCTTTATACGGTCAACGAGTGATAGAAGAATTGGAAGGCATGGATGGAATTTTAATTGGAGGTAGAAATGTTAACAATATAAAGTATATAGACGACACTGTACCTTTGGCTGACTCAGAGGAGAAACTACAAGCACTGGTGAGCAGGATACAGGAGAGTTGTGAGAGAAAAGGGCTAAAAATCAATGGCAGTAAAACAGTGGTTATGTTGGTtacaaagaaaaagcaaatttCGAGTGGGGATACGGATTGGTGAAAGGCTTATTGAGCAGGTATAAAAGTTTAATTACCTTGGGAGCATGAttagtgaa from Eriocheir sinensis breed Jianghai 21 unplaced genomic scaffold, ASM2467909v1 Scaffold982, whole genome shotgun sequence encodes the following:
- the LOC126995097 gene encoding protein SpAN-like, whose translation is MARDKWLAACGVNADLCQNGGFYGKSCACVCPSGTSGANCQTVTGDYYDDLTNPCTEKVTQEGLLTSPGYPSNYPNIQCVKWIAAPVCHVPRVTFSDFYLYEKNPYCGSTTETCCYFDGLEIRTDNLYNGEVYCGTDITAGQTFTGTGQEMILYFRAISNNLRRGWSAQLTFVPQPGCTRDPC